In Mixophyes fleayi isolate aMixFle1 chromosome 3, aMixFle1.hap1, whole genome shotgun sequence, the genomic stretch TTGTGACTTGTAATAGCAATGTGATTACTGGGAGTGACTTATCCCATTATATAAACGGACTTTATCTTGTCTGCATAGTACACATTGCATAACGTTGTCCTCGTAGCTTACAGTGTAGAACCTGACACTGCAGACTCCCATTGATGCCCTTATTTTAGTTGCACCATGGTTTATCTCCAGCAAATTCTCCTTATGCAGACATACTCTgcatactgctcagtttagtggGAGCTTATGTAATTTCTCAAGGTCACCAGAGCAGGAATGTCTTCCCTACTGCTGACCCATCATCAGACCTCGTGCCTAAAATATCTTTCCCATTAGTTTATTTCTTGCATTACCACCTCACTATCTTTGTACTACAGATTGTAGTACAGTAAGCTGCAAATATTTAGCAGACTGAAGGGGGCTATACCTTCTGTTCAGTTCCTGGACCATAGACCTATATCACAGGAAGGTTTGTATAGTGGCTGCGAGGGGAGTTCATTTCTTCTGCTCTTGCACAGAACATTTGTAGAGCGATCACGGAGTTCCTTGGAGGTCTCGGTTTACAGAGGACAGATTTATTTTTGGTAACAAACCTTACAGCGCGGGCTAGCTGGTGTGGGGGAAAAGCttataatattgtattgcatagtcCCCCTTTATATATAGATTCACCCGGGAGATTAATTGCAGAGCCAGGACTTGAGAGGGTTTTTcacatatttaattaaaagcTCCCTTAAGGGCTCATGCACACTACACTGTAAAATGCCCACCTTTTACCTAGGTTGTCATCCACCAGCTAGAATGGCTGTCtaatccatacctcccaacgttTGCGAGTCCGGCATTGGGACAGGAGTTGTGGCCACGTCATGATGTGACGTGGTCAAGTGGCGATGGCTGCCCCAAACGCTCTTCACCTCCCATCCGCGGGACAAAGGCATCCTGATTAGTAGGGCTGAACAAAGCCTTCAGATGAGGACTCTCATCTAAATTAGGACTATTGTGAGGTATGCTTTAATCAGTGCAGAGGATGTGGTGTTACTAACAGTGCGTGAATGCACTTCTCTTCTCACCATTGCTTTTGCCTGGTATGTAATAATCATTTGCTAAGGATGCCCAAGCTACAGTGACCATGGCGACTAGAAAATACATCCCCCAATACTTAGAATATATCAACAATATTGTTACCATTTAGTAATTCACAGCTGGAAAAATCTAGGACCAGAAACGTCAGCACTTAAAACTTCTGCTGCCTAAATGATTGTGACAGGGTGTATAGATATCAGTGGGTGGAGATCTGCCTGACTTCTGTGTGACCAGCAACACAGAGAATGTGATAATTAGAGAGTGACATGAATGCTTGTTCACTTGGAGGCGGTCCTGTGTGACAGGTGATTACAGCCAAAGAGCGCACTGAGTGGTCACCTGACGAGTGCACCTCTGCGGAGTAAGATACCTGTGACCGCTCTTCATAGGAATCGGTGATTTCTGTCAACAGCGAGAAAATAGAAGAATCTAAATCGTTCTTCCTCAGTCTTTATTCAGTATTTAGTGTATGGGTCTTTAAGATGTGCACATTGAAACAAAGATTGAtaagaaacacaaaataaaaagggggCATGACAGTGGGAGAATAAACCTGACCAGGGTTGAACACATTTCTGAATTGCAATTAAAATGAAGAATTGTGAATGTCGCCTACACATTGTGtgtgaataaataaatgtttgatcAGATGTCGCTGAGAAGCAGAACAGCCTCATTCTGGCTaaagaaataaatgtaacaaCCTGTTGGGATGAAACCATTCTCTGCCCTCATCCTCTGCTTTTCCTTCCAGATGCTGTTTAGAGTCCAATGTGGCTGTGTCTGAAGAGCTTGTCCAGAAGTATTGCAATGTCGCCCTGGGACACATTAACTGCACTATTAAGGAGCTGAGGCGCCTGTTCCTGGTGGAGGATCTGGTTGATTCTCTGAAGGTAGGTTTCACAAATCCGAAAGGAAAACCTTGTGTGTAGTGATTATGGGTCACAATTACATGTGATTTACAGTTACAGTATTATCCAGAATGCTTGGAAACAGCTGCTTGTTTTTGTGACTTGGTGCATTCTTTCCCCATGCGATCCCTACCACGCTTTTCTTATTAAATTGTTTAATGCCCAGTTTGCTTTCTTCCCTTTCGCCCCATGTCTTTTGAATGGCATATTACCACCATGTGGTTTACACAATTCACCCCTTCTTGTACCTGTTCATATTGTCTTTATATTGTATTCAGTTCCCAGTCACTGTCTTATTGTTTAGAAGTTCAGTCAATATAGACTAGAAGAAACCGTCTTATCTGTATGACCTTATTAAAagccaatttttttatttagttttcagAACCCTGGATACAGTGGGTTTCTAGGTAAGGGATCCCATACCTTGGGTACAGTGGGTTTCTAGGTAAGGGATCCCAAAACTTTGGGTACAGTGGGTTTCTAGGTAAGGGATCCCATACCTTGGGTACAGGGTACATAATTGACTGCTGTCCTCTTTGTTAGACTGGTTAAATGTGTCCCTCGTCACTGGTAACAGTGGTTAGTGTGTTGCTGTCACTTCTGATGGTCAGCGGCATCCCGTGTAGCAGGTCCATAGGCCCCAGCTGTCACATACGAACGTGATTGCAGGCGCACAGAATCTCTTGTAGCCCAGCTGTCTCCTCTAAAGCCCCCGTACAGTTATGACAGTGAAAGGAGACTCCATAGAGGAACCTGGTGGGGTTTCCTTTTTGTATGTGCAACTTATAAGATCCCTCTTAAACTAGTGAATTTTCACAACAGTCAAATCCTTCATCATATAGAGGAAATTACATTTTAGATATGTTAATTGTGAAGAGCACTCAACATTTCTGAAGCTCAGTTGTCATTTATTTGCATGCTGCAGCTATATAGAGATGCGGATGAAGAAGTTTGTTACCTCTAGCAACCAGTCCAACGGGCAAGAGCTTAATCTGTGTTCTTCAGTTTGTGTGAATGTCCCCCACTGTCTTTTAACAAgacatataaatagctgatgatgacagcAGTGCTTCCACTTAACATAGCCCTGTAATTCAGCAGTGTGTGTCATTCCAGTGCTATAAAGTTAATGTGTTTGTACTCAGATGTAAATGAGTTCCCGTGGGAAACCAATAAGGGTAACAGGACTGTTATATATGGCCATTGCAAACCCCAAATGTAAGCGTGTCATGTAGAGAGCACAGGGGCAGTGCTGTGGGCAGGCTGACCTGTAACATGAAGACACGTTGGCATGTGGACAGTCTCCAGACTGCAGTGCCTATTCCTAGCTGTGCATATGTAACTTAATGCACTGGTGGCCTGTGCATTTCTATGGAAGTGACTTAGCAGACTGTCAAGTGTTCTTAAATGATGGTCTCAGGTTTAATTTAAAGGTCACTACATTTCTGGGCTTATCAGCAACAGGAAAGTCATTGATAGACAAGTTTGTGGCCTCTTATATATTGTGCCTGTATCATAAAGGCAAAGCACAAAGTCTCCACACAAGGATCAATGTGGGTGTTTGtcttatctgtgtgtgtatagagtTATAGACTCCGCTGGCTGACAGTAACTAGTGAGACTGTAAGAAGTAGCCGCTGACAAACAGCTGCTATCACCTTCCCAGAGGCAGCACTGTAACCTGTGACCCAGTCCAGCAAATATCTCAGCTTTAGGAAGTAGTGCAGCTTTATCTTGTAGGAGCTACCCTTAGCATCAGGTGTCGTGTCTAGCCCACACTAGGGtttcacacccactggtggtttATTATGTGTGATTTACTAGTGTCTGTCCTCGCGTTGCGGCCCTACTGCTGGCATTGGGGTTGTGGtgtgtgggggttttttttgttttgtgttttttttagtagCTGTACCTTGTGTTGAAGTTGTGAAGTGGTGGCACCAAGGAAAGCTCTAAACGAGGAGCGatttggggggggtgggggtctcCTATCCTGATACAGGAGTAGAGCTGATGCCACGTATTCATGGAAAGTGAAAGAAGTACAATGGTGTTAGTGATCAGTGGTCTGAGAATTATGGCCCAGGCATATTAGACTTTACATGTTATATTAATCTGCTGCTTTAAATTGTCCTTTAACTTCATTTTTAGTGCGTTATCAGGATAAGGGTGACCTGTAATACCAGAAAAGGGAACCTTGAAGCGTTTGCTTCTGTGTTTCCTCTTTTACACAGATGTGTGAAGTAACTGAGACACTTGCTGAAACCTCCTGTTTCTGGTGTCTGGGATATATTGCACAGGCTGTTACTTGTAAGGTAGATGTACCAGATACACCCAGTAGTCCAACATTGTCCTGTACATATTAAATGTCTGATTTGACAGTAACAACCCCTTTAGACTAGTGCAGGGTTTCAGATTGAAATATGATCTGTAAAGTGGCCTTGTTGCCTACACATCGCAGTCAGACATTTAGTGAGCTGGACACACATTGGAGAATAGAACCTGTTAGTGTCTCAcgtcccagtgatgtcactgatattTATGTCAGTGTTGTCATTAGTTCCTGGTGAATCattaggctgaatattggtcccacccacaaaatggcagcaCTCACTGTGTATAGGTGACAGGCTCACATAAAGAATTGACTTGCAGATAATTGAAGAAATGACCTAAAGTTGTATATACAGGTATGGGAAGCCTTATCTGGAACTCGTGATCCAGCAGGTTCTAAAAACCAGAAAGGGGCTAACAAATTCTTGTTGCTGTTTGGTGATTTATCCAACTAGCCGGTTGCTCCATATTAAGGGAAAAACTATGTACACTTATACTGCTTGTATTCATGTTTACTTTCATCTAGGGGACTGTCCCTAAGTAACTAACGTTATGTATGGTGACTATACTGTATCTTAGTCCATCTCGCCAACTGCTGACAAGAATGTGTTCTTACCATTTTCTTTGCTAGAAAAGATGAAACGCTGCTCTGAGATTGTTGCTTAAAGGACGGTGTCATACGGCGCTCTTTACTCTGTTTAAAGTGCTGCATTTACTCACATAAAGTTGAAATTATTAACATTAAGCAAAACTCTGTCACAAGAACGTTTCCAATGACTCAAAGCACTGGCAGCTGGTTTCTGACTAGAGTCCAAAGCCCTGAATAAAACGCTCTGCAATTGTGATATATTTGATTTCAGCACCCTGAGCACGAAGGGccattataatctgccagacaagtGCTGCACTTTACCCGCTGATATGATAATTAGGTGTAATCCGTAAGAGGCCCTGTGACACCACCCTAGAGCTTTCATGTGACACACGTTGTGTATGTTGGAGACAAAACTAATGTGATGTTTTCAGTTTGCAGTGTTGATGTGGGTGTTCACCTATATTGGTGCCTTGTTCAATGGTCTGACCTTACTGATCCTGGGTGAGTATGGCTGTGTCCTTTCTGTATCCTGACCACATACACCTGGTCTTTCTGACTAGTTATATCCATGTTCTGATGAAATGCTTCAGGAAAGACAGAATATGTATACGATTATACCTCAGTGCAGTGATGATTGACAGGGCTGCAAGGTTTGGCTAAATGACAAATACATTAATGATAGTTGACCTTTCTATAGTGAGACTTTAATTATAAACTCATTGATCTATAAGCATTCACAAATCTACCTAATTAGCTTTTCAAGTGACCCCTTCCCACTGTGCCAAACAACCAAATCTGTTTCCGCTTTGATCAGGTTATACATATACAGTTGGTTTATGTACAGACCAAATAAGAGAATTTCTAGTCAAACAATGTTTCCCTGTCTCCCGATGACCCACTTGTATGATGTGCTGGTTGGGTGACTTGATTTACTACAAAGCGATCTTTGTTTTTAAAAGGCATGTGGGCAGCATAAGAGTCCTGTATGGCCTGCTAGCAGTGTAAGCATATTTATACAGATAAATCCAAGTTTTACATTGTTGGATAAAATCATGGCTCAGTCTgatttaaacaatatttaaatatgaCTGAAGCATTCTCATTTTAGGTTACTAGCTTTTAATGTAACTTGTTCTGTTTTAATGGCCATAGttcatgtttaaaatattatattcatgACAAGGCAGATTATAGTCTCTGAAATAGTTGATCAGTTGGTAGCATTGCACAATGTGTATTGGTACAGCTGTACAGTGATATTACTGTATGGTCTCCACATAGTTTTAACAAATGCAATGAATGGAGACGGTCAGTGCAGAGAAGCAACACCACGATCTGAGCTGGAATGACACGAATGTTCTGCTACTTTATGTAAAACTGTAATTAGATTGGTTCTTTATGTCAATGTAACCAGTTCTGTTATTGGCTACATCTATAAAACATGTTTAGTGCTGTGGAAAGAACTGTGATTTAATTCAGCAACTCAATCTTTGTGTTTCAGCACTGATATCCTTGTTCAGTATTCCAGTAGTTTATGAAAGACATCAGGTAAGCGCATATACCTTCTACATGTATGAAACTGCTATTGTTGGCAACTATAACCTGTGGTTAGACTGATTGGGGGAAGCTTTGTGCAGAGCTTTTGATGGGTCCAGGGGGAGTTGACATGTATGGAATAACTAAATAttctgaattttatttattttccgttGCAGACTCAAGTTGATCACTACTTAGGACTCATAAACAAGAATGTTAAAAACACAACAGACTTGTAAGTTTCTGTCTACTGCTGTATCGATCCTCCAGCCTTTGATGTATGCTTTTCCAATAGGTTTCTATAGCTTACTGTGGGAAGTATATTATTGTCTTTCCTGATCACTAAGAAACTGAGCCCAGACACCCACATTTAGGTCTCCCCTTAATTACTTACGTAATCTCACCCTGTATGATTTAGTCTGCTTCTATGGCAGGATGTGTGACTGCTGTGTTCCTGGTACAAGTGCTGGTAAACTCTATGTACATTACTGGTCTCAATTTACACTACCTACCATGTGCAGACAAATAGTGTCCCAATATTACCTGTAGCCTATGTACTACGATCATGTTACCGTATATACAGTCATCCCTGGTCCTTGCCAGATCTTGTCTTGTGCTTTCTGCATGAGACTGATCTGATGGAGATTAGTCAGAGGGCTCTCATAATAAAGATATTTAGTGATGGCAGCGAGAGCGGTTTTCGTGTGTTTGTGTTTTGCGACCTGTTCTGCCCTGGACACATAGAAGACCATTGTGATGGGAAAAGTCAGACTAGGAAGAGTCCTAAGGTGCTAGTTGCATTAATATTACTCAAATGTTAAGGagtaaattgtgttttatttaatttgcagTTGCAGAAAGTTTGA encodes the following:
- the RTN4 gene encoding reticulon-4 isoform X5, producing MPDQGTSDYRTVVDLLYWRDIKKSGAVFGASLFLLLSLTVFSIVSVSAYIALGLLSVSISFRIYKGVLQAIQKSDEGHPFKCCLESNVAVSEELVQKYCNVALGHINCTIKELRRLFLVEDLVDSLKFAVLMWVFTYIGALFNGLTLLILALISLFSIPVVYERHQTQVDHYLGLINKNVKNTTDLIASKIPGLKRKAE
- the RTN4 gene encoding reticulon-4 isoform X4, translated to MACQLGNWKQRVVDLLYWRDIKKSGAVFGASLFLLLSLTVFSIVSVSAYIALGLLSVSISFRIYKGVLQAIQKSDEGHPFKCCLESNVAVSEELVQKYCNVALGHINCTIKELRRLFLVEDLVDSLKFAVLMWVFTYIGALFNGLTLLILALISLFSIPVVYERHQTQVDHYLGLINKNVKNTTDLIASKIPGLKRKAE
- the RTN4 gene encoding reticulon-4 isoform X6, which produces MDSKAVVDLLYWRDIKKSGAVFGASLFLLLSLTVFSIVSVSAYIALGLLSVSISFRIYKGVLQAIQKSDEGHPFKCCLESNVAVSEELVQKYCNVALGHINCTIKELRRLFLVEDLVDSLKFAVLMWVFTYIGALFNGLTLLILALISLFSIPVVYERHQTQVDHYLGLINKNVKNTTDLIASKIPGLKRKAE